GAGGATATATTTACCGGTGAACTCACCAAAAGCCGGCAATATCAATTGATCTTTGGATTTGAAGAAACAGGAGAGCTTCAGGCTTTGGCGGCCCAGGCCGTTGATCTTCACTCCCGGATGGATATGCCCCGAAAAGTTGAAAAATCCGGCTCTTTCTTCAGGATGATGGGTAAAAAGGAAGTTTTTAAGGACAATTTCAGGGGTAACTTTAACTCCCAGGGCTTCATATTTCAGCGGAGAAATGATGTCATGGTTCCCTTCCACAAGAATGACTTCCGCAGAAATATTTTTCCGCCATTTTTCAAATAACAGCCATTCTTTGTTGAGCGAGCTGTGAAAAAGATCTCCCAAAAATGCTATTTTTGAGGGTTCAAAAAAGGCAATTACCTCATTCATTTTCTGAAAATTCCCCTCAATGGCATTTTGGGGTACCGCACTGCCAAACTTTCGGAAATGCGACACCTTTCCCAGGTGCACATCACTAATCACCAGCAGGTCTTCCTCCTCCCAGAACATAGCCCCGGAAGGATGTAAAATGAAAGTCTGATTATTAAGAGTCAGTGTTTTTGTCATTTTTGAAGCTACAGGTCGCCCCATTGCGCCATCATTTTTTTGATTCGGTCCTCCAGTTTTTCTGAAGATAATTTTTCCCGCATCCTGTCGGTGATGATCGGGAAGGCGAAAGGTGTGGGTTTTTCGCATTGTTTCCAAACCAATTTCTGTTCCGAAATGCGTTCCATGGCCAATCTCAACCTGCCTTCTTCCAACTGATGCTCGAATGTTTCCCTAAACGCCTGCTGAAACAATAAATTGTCCGGCTCGTAATCCCTGAAAACACTAAACAACAGCTGCGAATTGGACTGCAAATGCTTTGTTTTGATCATCTTGTTAGGAAATCCCGTAAAGACCATACCGGCGATGACCGCAATGTCTCGGAATTTTCGACGGGCCATTTCGGTCGCGTTCAAACTCTTCTGAAGGTCATCCATCAGATATTCCGCAGAAAAAAGATCATTGTCAAACACCTGCTGCATGTTGATTTCCTGATCGGAAAGCAGCTCGAATCCGTAGTCATTGAAAGCCAGGGAAAAAGTAATGGGCGACAGCAGACTTATCCTGTAAGCCAGTAAACTTGCCATGGCTTCGTGTACGAACCGGCCCTCAAAAGGGTAAAAAATTGCGTGGTAGCCTTCCCGGGTTTTAAAAGTCTCAATGAGGAATTCATCTTTCTTTGGTATTATGGATTCCCGCTTTTGCCTTTGAAAAATGTTATGCATCGCCTCAAGCTCAGTAGAAGTCTCTGCTGAAGAAGCTTCTTCAATTTCTGAAGCAACAAACATTTCCTCCCGCAGCAGCTCACTCATTTGTGCCGAAAAGCTCATCCTGCCTCCTGCCCAGCTGGGGAAACGTGAATTCTTCACCTTCGACTTCTTCACGATCACCTGCATGTTTTTGATCTGGAACAGCTCCAGGTTCTTTCCGGCAAAAGTAAAGACATCCCCGGGATTAAGTTTAGAAATGAACCACTCCTCAATAGTACCAATATATCCTCCGCCCAAATATTTCACCGCCAAAACCGCATCGCTCACGATTGTTCCTATCTGCAGCCGGTGGCGCATGGCAATGGCTCTGTTATTGACTTTAAAAAGTCCGTCTTCTTCAATTTCTACTTTTTTGTATTCGTCATAAGCCTGCAGCGTCTGACTCCCCTGGGTGATGAAATTCAGCAGCCATTCCCACTGTGCTTCGGAAAGCGCCTGGTAACAGAAGGTGGATTTTACTTCCGGCCAGATATCCTTCGGAAAGAACCCGTCGGAAACGGCTAAAGTGGTGAGATACTGCACCAGAACATCAAAAGAATTCAGGTATGGAATCCGGTCTTCAACCACCGTATGTTTCACTGCTTTTTGTAAGGCTGAAGCTTCAATGAGCTCCATCGCGTGGGTGGGCAAAAAGTAGATCAGGCTCTCTTCGCCCGGCCGGTGCCCGCTTCGCCCCGCCCGTTGCAGGAATCGGGCCACTCCTTTTGGTCCGCCAATTTGAATAATAGTTTCAACCGGCGCAAAATCCACACCCAGGTCGAGGCTGGAAGTTGCTACCACTGCCTTTAGCTGCTCATCCCTTATCGCCTGCTCTACCCAAAGGCGCGTCTCCTTGTTGATACTTCCGTGATGCATGGCCAGTTCCCCGGCAAACTCAGGATATTTCTGAAGTATCCGTTGAAACCAGATCTCGCACTGCGATCGGGTATTGGTGAAAAGCAAGGTTGTTCTTGACTTCCTGATGATAGGCACCACCTCATCAATGAGGTGCAAACCAAGATGTCCCCGCCACGGAAAAGTCTCCATCTTCTCCGGAATGATCGATTTTACCGTGATCTTCTTCTGAATATCTGCCCTTATCAAAACCGAATTCTCAAAAGCCTCAGATCCCGGTCCCAGCAACACTTCCCTTGCCTCCTGAAGGTTTCCAATAGTAGCCGATATGCCCCATATCTTCATTTTTGGAGAGACAGTTTTTAATCTTGAAAGCGCGAGTTCAATCTGTACTCCGCGTTTAGTACCCAGCAGCTCGTGCCACTCGTCAATTACGATGGCATTTAGGTCTTTAAAGGTCTTTTCATAGCCTTTGGAGGAAAGTAGCAGCTGCAGACTCTCGGGTGTGGTGATTAGCAGGTCGGGCATTTGCTTCTTCTGGGCCACACGTAGCTTTTGGGAAGTATCACCGGTACGGATGCCTACTGTGAGTCCGCTGCCAATATCCTGCGCAAATCTATTTGCCGCCTGCTCGATCTCTACCGACAATGCCCGCAGCGGCGTGATCCAGATAGCTTTTAGTCCGGGTTTGTGCTTGGTCTTATAATCGGGATTTTGCCTTATGTAATCTAAAACAATAGGAATCCACAGCGCATAGGTTTTTCCACTTCCGGTGGGTGCGTTGAGGAGTCCGTGCTTAGCATCCAGAAAGGCGTTCCAGGATTCTTTTTGAAAGGCAAAAGATTTCCAGGACTGCGTTTTGAACCAGTCGTTGGCGAGTCTTATGAGTTCTCTCTTGTTCATATCATAATTCTGCTCCGGTTGGACCCTTCCGTCTCCGCCTTGCGGCGGATCCACCTTCCCTTGACAAGGGAAGGAGCTATTTGTACTACTATTTAAAAATTCTACTTCACTTTTTAATTTTTCAAACCCACATTCTTCCAAAGGAACAGCAAAGCTGTTCCCAAAAGCTCCCCTCCTTTTTTCAAGGAGGGGTGGATCCGCGGGAGCGGAGACGGGATGGTCCGTCGCTCTTAAAATGCCTCTTAATTTCCTCTAACACCCACTCCAGATTCTCGAACACGCTCCTGTTCTCAAACCGTATTACCTTCAACCCCATCTCTTCGAGCTTTTTGGTCCTTACTGCATCTTTTTCCTCATTTGTTGGATTCATATGATATTGCCCGTCAAGTTCCACGACCAGCCTCTCTTTTGCACAGTAGAAGTCAACTATAAAATTCAGCACGCTGTGCTGCCTTCTGAATTTCCTCCCCTCCAGTTTCTTTTGCTGCAGGTGTGTCCACAGGTAAGCTTCGGCTGAAGTTCCGTTCCCGCGGAGTTTCTTGCGGTAGGGCTCGAGGGATTTTTTGTTGTGGATTCTGCGTTTCATTTTGATTGTTATTTTTCAAACGAGAAGCAGCCGTGTGACCCTTCCGTCTCCGCCTTGCGGCGGATCCACCTTCCCTTAGCAAGGGAAGGAGCTTTTGGGCTGCACCTTTGGTGCAGCTGTACAATACAAAAAGCTCCCCTCCTTTTTTCAAGGAGGGGTGGCTCCGCGGAAGCGGAGACGGGGTGGTCCGTCGCAGCACAATCTCACTTCGGGATCAACTGCTTCAATTCTTCTATTGTATTTGCTTCTTCGATCTTCTTGTCCTGCCTCCACCTCAATATTCTGGGGAACCTTGTTGCCACCCCGCTTTTATGTCGACTGGATTCGGCGATACCTTCGAATGCGATTTCGAAAACCAGCTCAGGTTTTACGGAGCGAACCGGGCCGAAACGTTCCAGCGTGTTTCTCTTTATCCAGGCATCTACCTGGCGGAATTCTGCATCTGTAAGTCCGGAGTAGGCTTTGGCAAAGGTCACCAGCTCATCACCCTGCCACAGGGCGAAAGTGTAGTCGGTAAAGAGATTGGAGCGGCGGCCGTGGCCGCGCATGGCGTAGGTGAGTACGGCATCTACGGTCAATGGCTCCACTTTCCATTTCCACCAGTCGCCTTTTTTTCTGCCAACAAGATAGGGCGAATCCCAGCGTTTCAGCATCAAACCTTCGCTCTTCACCTCTCTTGCCCTTTCCCTTTCGGCAGTTGCCTCTTCCCATTTGTTAAAGGAAATTGTTTTTGAAAGGTGAAAAGGAGAATCTGCTGTTTCGGCGATTGAATGCAGTTGCTCCAGGATCTTTCTGCGTTCCAAAAATGGCAAATTCCTGATGTCTTTTCCCTCCCACTCCAACAGGTCGTAAGCCTTCAGGATCACCGGCGTCTTTTTCAGCAGGGCTTTGGAAACAGTTTTACGGCCAATGCGGGTTTGCAGGTCGTTGAAGGTACCAATATCACCTTCCGGAAAAGGCAAAATTTCGCCATCTATCACCGTTCCGTCGGGAATGATCCTCAAAAATGCCGAAAACTCAGGGTATTTATCAGTCACCAGTTCTTCTCCCCTGCTCCATACATAGATCTCCCTATTTCTTATCACCACCTGCGATCGTATTCCGTCCCATTTGTGCTCTGCACTCCAATCGGATGGATCACCAAGATCTTCGGGCGCACCTTCAATGGCATAGGCCAGATAAAACGGATAGGGTTTGGAAAGAAAATCCTCCTCATTCTCCTCTAAAATGAGCTTTTGAAAGGAAATTTTCTGAGGATCCCAATCTCCCATCAGTTTATACGCCAGCACATCTTCATCTATTTCCGTAGCTTTGGAAAGGGCACGGGTCATCAACTTCTGACTTACGCCAATCCTGAAACTTCCGGTAATGAGTTTAGTGAAGACGAAACGCTCGTAATAATTCAGGGCCGCCCAGTTCTCGTGCAGGTAAGCTTTCTTTTCAGTTTCGGTTTTACTCTTTAAAGCAATGACTTCCTCCAGGTACTGGGTCAGGCTTTTCTCGCTTGATTCTTCGGCAGGGGGAATGACCAAAGCAATGGTTTCAGCCAAATCCCCAACGATGTGATAAGATTCTTCAAACAGCCAGAGAGGGATATTTGCCAGCTCTGCGGCAAAGTTACGCAGCAAAGTGGTATTCACGGGTCGCGGCGGACGGCGGTGCGAGAGAATGGCGATTGCCCACACCTTATCTTTGTTAGGCACACGCTGAAAATAGCGCGTCAATGCCGCCACCTTCACATTGGTTTTGTTGGTGCTGTCAAGTTCCCTTATGAGTGCTGCAAATTCCTCCACGCGAGTTAATTATTTAATGCCATTACGCTGATTACTCAATATTTTTTAATAATTAAAACCTACTGAAGCCTTCTATAAGAGCCTACACCTCATTCCACGGCCTCAAGAATTTGTTTCAGAAAGACGTTCAGGTCAAATTCGGGATGTTCTGCAAGGCCAAAGCGCACCACCACAAGATCGCGTGACGGAATGATGAACACGTGCTGCCCCTGAAAACCGTTTGCCGAAAACAGGTCTTTTGGTACATCAGGATAGATTTTGCCTGCATTTAGCCAGAAATGGCCGCCGTAAAGGCCATCAGAACCCGCAACAGGCCGAGTGGTGTAATCTATCCATTCCTGAGACAGAATTTGCTCAGCATTCCAGTTTCCATT
This Salinimicrobium tongyeongense DNA region includes the following protein-coding sequences:
- the pdeM gene encoding ligase-associated DNA damage response endonuclease PdeM; amino-acid sequence: MTKTLTLNNQTFILHPSGAMFWEEEDLLVISDVHLGKVSHFRKFGSAVPQNAIEGNFQKMNEVIAFFEPSKIAFLGDLFHSSLNKEWLLFEKWRKNISAEVILVEGNHDIISPLKYEALGVKVTPEIVLKNFLFTHHPEERAGFFNFSGHIHPGVKINGLGRQSLKLSCFFKSKDQLILPAFGEFTGKYILIPQGDDEVYVVTKEEVICLND
- a CDS encoding ligase-associated DNA damage response DEXH box helicase, yielding MNKRELIRLANDWFKTQSWKSFAFQKESWNAFLDAKHGLLNAPTGSGKTYALWIPIVLDYIRQNPDYKTKHKPGLKAIWITPLRALSVEIEQAANRFAQDIGSGLTVGIRTGDTSQKLRVAQKKQMPDLLITTPESLQLLLSSKGYEKTFKDLNAIVIDEWHELLGTKRGVQIELALSRLKTVSPKMKIWGISATIGNLQEAREVLLGPGSEAFENSVLIRADIQKKITVKSIIPEKMETFPWRGHLGLHLIDEVVPIIRKSRTTLLFTNTRSQCEIWFQRILQKYPEFAGELAMHHGSINKETRLWVEQAIRDEQLKAVVATSSLDLGVDFAPVETIIQIGGPKGVARFLQRAGRSGHRPGEESLIYFLPTHAMELIEASALQKAVKHTVVEDRIPYLNSFDVLVQYLTTLAVSDGFFPKDIWPEVKSTFCYQALSEAQWEWLLNFITQGSQTLQAYDEYKKVEIEEDGLFKVNNRAIAMRHRLQIGTIVSDAVLAVKYLGGGYIGTIEEWFISKLNPGDVFTFAGKNLELFQIKNMQVIVKKSKVKNSRFPSWAGGRMSFSAQMSELLREEMFVASEIEEASSAETSTELEAMHNIFQRQKRESIIPKKDEFLIETFKTREGYHAIFYPFEGRFVHEAMASLLAYRISLLSPITFSLAFNDYGFELLSDQEINMQQVFDNDLFSAEYLMDDLQKSLNATEMARRKFRDIAVIAGMVFTGFPNKMIKTKHLQSNSQLLFSVFRDYEPDNLLFQQAFRETFEHQLEEGRLRLAMERISEQKLVWKQCEKPTPFAFPIITDRMREKLSSEKLEDRIKKMMAQWGDL
- a CDS encoding endonuclease domain-containing protein — translated: MKRRIHNKKSLEPYRKKLRGNGTSAEAYLWTHLQQKKLEGRKFRRQHSVLNFIVDFYCAKERLVVELDGQYHMNPTNEEKDAVRTKKLEEMGLKVIRFENRSVFENLEWVLEEIKRHFKSDGPSRLRSRGSTPP
- a CDS encoding ATP-dependent DNA ligase, with product MEEFAALIRELDSTNKTNVKVAALTRYFQRVPNKDKVWAIAILSHRRPPRPVNTTLLRNFAAELANIPLWLFEESYHIVGDLAETIALVIPPAEESSEKSLTQYLEEVIALKSKTETEKKAYLHENWAALNYYERFVFTKLITGSFRIGVSQKLMTRALSKATEIDEDVLAYKLMGDWDPQKISFQKLILEENEEDFLSKPYPFYLAYAIEGAPEDLGDPSDWSAEHKWDGIRSQVVIRNREIYVWSRGEELVTDKYPEFSAFLRIIPDGTVIDGEILPFPEGDIGTFNDLQTRIGRKTVSKALLKKTPVILKAYDLLEWEGKDIRNLPFLERRKILEQLHSIAETADSPFHLSKTISFNKWEEATAERERAREVKSEGLMLKRWDSPYLVGRKKGDWWKWKVEPLTVDAVLTYAMRGHGRRSNLFTDYTFALWQGDELVTFAKAYSGLTDAEFRQVDAWIKRNTLERFGPVRSVKPELVFEIAFEGIAESSRHKSGVATRFPRILRWRQDKKIEEANTIEELKQLIPK